One Littorina saxatilis isolate snail1 linkage group LG10, US_GU_Lsax_2.0, whole genome shotgun sequence DNA window includes the following coding sequences:
- the LOC138978225 gene encoding uncharacterized protein, giving the protein MARRYRPGPAMDPKMTRRYQPPPIDPDVEELIQYEERYFVNILETTDFLLEAVTRQRRKLETQNATFSRYAKFSDAVNHEQNEEITSVCKRFERTGKDIDELLQLTEITLTGIKRKLAEAEWTMLYLKQGSPREPVSIRYTSNKFMKETSRIRDEINAISDPDELDDAIAKRELLIQHLIAAVNRVKARRGQTPGVPASKALISSSEMDSNLFNTTPGAKPRMQWQTDWTITSAGGALCKPYSDVMLIVPPDAVQSGSEIKMHVSVSADSEGIRHFLALSDNETVVSPLVEFTPLSERQQFQRPVLVTLPHSLPPDHDENLVRVISARKMGDTYVISSVPLKNSNNEFPAVTSASSSVKKRVAFESQPDKDSDPELDPESQDDYYDSRSLDSRVTEPELKDLKESDSGAEAKDYGAYFKQLTLNEKGQEKHLVEDKKKKETGGAAKVDVAAAAEEEFAYITDGLIEIQTQRPSTYGVAMRHDKDATSTLTLVACGSNDAMPDGNQAAQVTVYVWDNRLTIRDFQTEYGIDWSSRLDNTTVTLAEDAEVKCFHDVHVLAKFDVVGNNAKSWRHCQGADGKPALPAVQKRTLSKMLSCDRSSCQVESHQKAKSSPGQFEWMLETLKDPKARKNSKAGQDVNSMWLRCVINIASVIKGKSPDWSDDDVILGRLKLALHDSSVPSEQQTPRDTGSDLDQQGEQFFTRKSQEWHKRFISGTVFTTLSRRLGGEWRRFIRLLPGWDSDTLTTADLAIRAATTQHPRQESEQIQHSLNSWMAACPARVNRANILRALRLFGAREVGDDLEKLHAGQIPVKSKTD; this is encoded by the exons ATGGCGAGAAGATACCGACCGGGACCTGCCATGGACCCAAAGATGACCAGAAGATATCAACCGCCTCCCATCGACCCAGACGTGGAGGAACTGATCCAGTATGAGGAGCGATACTTCGTCAACATACTCGAGACCACGGACTTCCTCTTGGAGGCCGTCACACGTCAGCGTCGCAAGCTGGAGACACAGAACGCCACTTTCAGCAG GTATGCCAAGTTCTCCGACGCCGTCAACCACGAGCAGAACGAGGAGATCACCAGCGTCTGCAAGCGCTTCGAGCGGACCGGCAAAGACATCGACGAACTGCTGCAGCTGACGGAGATCACCTTGACGGGGATCAAGAGGAAGCTGGCCGAAGCGGAGTGGACCATGCTGTACCTGAAGCAAGGGTCGCCCAGGGAACCGGTCAGCATCCGCTATACGTCCAACAAGTTCATGAAGGAGACCTCGCGAATCCGGGACGAGATCAACGCCATCTCTGACCCCGACGAGCTGGACGATGCCATCGCTAAGCGGGAGCTTTTGATCCAGCACCTGATCGCCGCGGTCAACAGGGTCAAGGCTCGGAGAGGTCAAACTCCAG GAGTACCTGCCAGCAAGGCATTAATCTCGTCATCGGAGATGGACTCCAACCTGTTCAACACAACTCCTGGAGCGAAGCCCCGGATGCAGTGGCAGACGGACTGGACCATTACCAGTGCCGGGGGCGCCCTCTGCAAACCTTACAGTGACGTGATGCTGATCGTGCCGCCAGACGCCGTCCAATCAGGAAGCGAGATAAAAATGCACGTGTCTGTCAGCGCGGACAGTGAAGGCATACGTCATTTCCTGGCGCTGTCGGACAACGAAACAGTCGTCAGTCCACTGGTGGAGTTTACTCCCCTGTCTGAAAGGCAACAGTTCCAGCGTCCAGTCTTGGTCACCCTGCCTCACAGTCTGCCGCCAGACCACGATGAGAACCTCGTCCGCGTCATCAGCGCGAGAAAGATGGGAGACACGTACGTCATCTCATCCGTTCCCTTGAAGAATTCCAACAACGAGTTTCCTGCCGTCACATCCGCTTCGTCGTCGGTGAAGAAACGAGTCGCTTTTGAGTCTCAACCGGACAAGGATTCTGATCCTGAGTTGGACCCGGAGTCACAGGATGATTACTATGACTCAAGGTCGCTTGATTCTCGCGTGACGGAGCCTGAGCTGAAAGACCTCAAAGAGTCAGACAGTGGGGCAGAAGCGAAAGACTATGGTGCGTACTTTAAACAACTCACACTCAATGAGAAAGGACAGGAAAAACACCTGGTGgaggacaagaaaaagaaagagacaggaGGAGCAGCAAAGGTAGACGTAGCCgcagcagcagaagaagaattTGCTTACATCACTGACGGTCTGATCGAAATTCAAACGCAGCGACCTTCAACTTACGGCGTTGCTATGCGACACGACAAGGACGCGACCTCTACCTTGACCTTGGTGGCCTGTGGGTCAAACGACGCAATGCCTGACGGGAACCAGGCTGCCCAGGTCACTGTCTATGTGTGGGACAACAGGCTGACCATTAGAGATTTTCAAACG GAATATGGGATTGACTGGAGCAGTCGTCTGGACAACACGACAGTGACGCTGGCAGAGGACGCGGAGGTCAAGTGTTTTCACGATGTGCACGTGCTCGCTAAGTTTGACGTGGTGGGCAACAATGCCAAGAGCTGGAGGCACTGTCAGGGGGCAGATGGAAAGCCCGCATTACCCGCTGTGCAG AAACGGACACTGTCGAAGATGCTGAGCTGTGACCGATCGAGCTGCCAAGTGGAGTCACACCAAAAGGCCAAATCCTCGCCAGGCCAATTCGAGTGGATGCTGGAAACGCTGAAAGACCCCAAGGCTCGCAAGAATAGCAAGGCAGGCCAAGACGTGAACTCCATGTGGCTTCGTTGCGTCATCAACATCGCTAGCGTCATCAAGGGCAAGAGCCCGGATTGGTCGGATGATGACGTCATTCTTGGACGGCTGAAGCTAGCGTTGCAT GACTCCAGTGTTCCAAGTGAACAACAAACACCACGTGACACAGGCAGTGACCTTGACCAACAAGGGGAACAGTTCTTCACCAGGAAAAGCCAGGAGTGGCACAAGCGTTTCATCTCCG GCACGGTGTTCACCACTTTAAGCCGACGCCTGGGCGGGGAATGGCGGAGGTTCATCCGTCTCCTACCCGGCTGGGACAGCGACACCCTCACCACCGCCGACTTGGCCATCCGCGCCGCCACGACGCAACACCCGCGGCAGGAGAGCGAACAGATCCAGCACAGCCTGAACAGCTGGATGGCAGCGTGCCCTGCACGTGTTAACCGTGCCAATATCCTGAGAGCACTCAGACTCTTCGGGGCTAGGGAGGTCGGGGACGACTTGGAGAAACTGCACGCTGGGCAGATCCCAGTGAAATCCAAAACTGACTGA
- the LOC138978224 gene encoding uncharacterized protein yields the protein MGVLDVPRKLVHSYLRVVGLTMLIAYSLVQKAWLSLRPSLSPIFNIHDTIDPDTVTVNSVLQQLVKVVLLVGVMYWRLLQAVWDTVTSPFKAQLTAVQNFFEGLSAEYQEVTHTKLT from the exons ATGGGCGTGTTGGACGTGCCGCGTAAACTGGTACACAGCTACCTGCGTGTGGTGGGGCTGACGATGCTGATCGCCTACAGCTTGGTGCAGAAAGCATGGCTGTCACTccgcccctccctctcccccatcttcaacatccACGACACCATTGACCCCGACACCGTCACCGTTAACTCCGTGCTGCAACAACTGGTcaag GTTGTGCTGCTGGTGGGCGTGATGTACTGGCGCTTGCTGCAGGCGGTGTGGGACACAGTGACCTCTCCCTTCAAAGCTCAGTTGACTGCCGTGCAGAACTTCTTTGAGGGACTGAGCGCTGAGTACCAGGAGGTGACCCACACCAAGCTGACCTAG